The Bacteroidia bacterium genome includes a region encoding these proteins:
- the secY gene encoding preprotein translocase subunit SecY: protein MKRFIETIKNIYKIEELRTRILYTLGILLVYRLGSYVSLPGIDPSKLENLSKQTSEGILGLLDMFSGGAFSNASIFALGIMPYISASIVVQLMGIAIPYFQRLQREGESGRKKINQITRYLTVIILFLQGPSYLSNLHAQLPADAFVITGTFFTISSMLILAAGTIFVMWLGEKITDKGIGNGISLIIMIGIIARLPFAFGAEFASRIEGGGGLVILLVEIVLLLLVIAGSILLVQGTRRIPVQYAKRIVGNKQYGGVRQYIPLKVNAAGVMPIIFAQALMFIPTIIVGFTDSGSGFAAAFSRYTSFWYNLVFGMLIIVFTYFYTAIIMNPVQMADDMKKNGGFIPGVKPGKKTSEFIDSIMSRITLPGSIFLAFIAIMPAFAGLLGVNNQFAQFFGGTSLLILVGVVLDTLQQIESHLLMRHYDGLMKSGRIKGRSQGAGASM from the coding sequence ATGAAAAGATTTATCGAGACAATAAAGAACATTTATAAGATAGAGGAACTTCGAACAAGAATCCTTTATACTTTAGGAATTTTACTTGTTTACAGACTGGGTTCATATGTATCTTTACCAGGTATTGATCCATCTAAACTTGAAAATCTAAGTAAACAGACTTCTGAAGGTATTCTTGGTTTACTCGATATGTTTTCTGGTGGTGCTTTCTCAAATGCATCTATTTTTGCTTTGGGAATTATGCCATATATCTCCGCTTCTATTGTTGTTCAGTTAATGGGTATAGCAATCCCTTATTTTCAAAGATTACAACGCGAAGGTGAAAGTGGAAGAAAGAAGATTAATCAAATTACAAGGTATTTAACTGTTATCATTCTTTTCTTACAGGGTCCAAGTTATTTGTCAAACTTACATGCTCAATTACCAGCAGATGCTTTTGTAATAACTGGAACTTTCTTTACTATTAGTTCTATGTTGATTTTAGCTGCAGGAACTATATTCGTAATGTGGTTAGGAGAAAAAATTACTGATAAAGGTATTGGTAACGGTATCTCATTAATAATTATGATTGGTATTATTGCCCGACTTCCTTTTGCGTTTGGTGCTGAATTTGCTTCACGTATAGAAGGTGGTGGAGGTCTTGTAATATTACTTGTAGAAATTGTATTATTATTATTAGTAATAGCCGGAAGTATACTTCTTGTTCAAGGTACTCGCAGAATTCCTGTACAATATGCTAAACGTATTGTTGGAAATAAACAATATGGTGGGGTTCGTCAATATATTCCTTTGAAAGTTAATGCAGCAGGTGTTATGCCAATTATTTTCGCTCAGGCATTAATGTTTATTCCTACAATTATTGTCGGATTTACTGATTCAGGATCTGGTTTTGCAGCTGCTTTCTCAAGATATACTAGTTTCTGGTATAATCTTGTTTTTGGAATGCTAATAATTGTATTTACCTATTTTTATACAGCCATTATTATGAATCCTGTTCAAATGGCTGATGATATGAAGAAAAACGGAGGATTCATTCCTGGTGTAAAACCCGGAAAGAAAACATCTGAATTTATTGATTCGATAATGTCAAGAATTACACTTCCTGGCTCTATATTCCTAGCATTTATAGCTATTATGCCTGCATTTGCCGGATTATTAGGAGTTAACAATCAATTTGCACAGTTCTTTGGAGGAACATCCTTATTGATTTTAGTAGGTGTAGTATTAGATACTTTACAACAAATTGAAAGTCACTTGTTAATGCGTCATTATGATGGTTTGATGAAATCAGGCCGAATAAAGGGTCGTTCTCAAGGAGCTGGCGCTTCAATGTAG
- the rplR gene encoding 50S ribosomal protein L18 — translation MAQTKLGRRLKIKLRVRKKVNGTSETPRLSVFRSNKQISVQVIDDLNKKTLVSASSLVKELSDKKGNKTEMAVMVGKLIAERAIEAGITKVVFDRNGYLFHGRVKALADAAREGGLKF, via the coding sequence ATGGCACAAACTAAATTAGGCAGGAGATTAAAAATAAAGTTACGTGTACGTAAAAAAGTAAACGGAACTAGTGAAACTCCAAGATTATCAGTTTTTAGAAGCAATAAGCAGATTTCAGTTCAGGTAATTGACGACCTTAACAAGAAAACTCTTGTTTCTGCTTCATCACTTGTAAAAGAACTAAGTGATAAAAAAGGTAATAAAACTGAGATGGCTGTAATGGTAGGTAAGCTTATTGCTGAACGCGCTATTGAAGCCGGAATTACAAAAGTAGTTTTTGATCGTAACGGCTACCTGTTTCATGGCAGAGTAAAAGCATTGGCCGATGCAGCTAGAGAAGGTGGACTTAAATTTTAA
- a CDS encoding DNA-directed RNA polymerase subunit alpha yields the protein MAILAFQKPDKVVMLESTDTHGKFEFRPLEPGYGLTVGNALRRVLLSSLEGFAINSIKIEGVEHEFSAIKGVVEDVTEIVLNLKQVRFKRQLDEVENETVSISITGQDSFKAGDISKFLTGFKVLNPDLEICHMEHNVKLHMVLNINKGRGYVPAEENKTGEFEIGVIPVSSIYTPIKNVKFAIENIRVEQKTDFEKLILEIVTDGSIAPTDALKEAAKILIYHFMLFSDEKITIDSEEKQENEEFDEEILHMRQLLKNKLIDLDLSVRALNCLKAADVETLSDLVVFNRSDLLKFRNFGKKSLTELDELLNNMNLSFGMDISKYKLDKE from the coding sequence ATGGCAATTTTAGCTTTTCAAAAACCCGATAAGGTTGTAATGCTCGAGTCAACCGACACGCACGGAAAATTTGAATTCCGTCCGTTGGAACCCGGGTATGGATTAACCGTAGGAAATGCTCTCCGAAGGGTTCTTCTTTCCTCTCTCGAAGGTTTTGCTATTAATAGTATCAAAATTGAAGGAGTTGAGCATGAATTTTCAGCAATAAAAGGTGTTGTTGAAGATGTTACTGAAATTGTTCTAAATCTGAAACAGGTTCGTTTTAAAAGACAACTTGACGAGGTTGAAAATGAGACAGTATCAATTTCTATAACCGGACAAGATTCATTTAAAGCAGGAGATATCAGTAAATTTCTTACCGGCTTTAAAGTATTAAATCCAGACCTCGAAATATGCCACATGGAGCACAATGTAAAACTTCATATGGTTTTAAATATTAATAAAGGTAGAGGATATGTACCAGCTGAAGAAAATAAAACCGGCGAATTTGAAATCGGTGTTATTCCAGTAAGTTCAATATATACTCCAATTAAAAATGTGAAATTTGCAATTGAGAATATTCGTGTTGAACAAAAAACTGACTTCGAAAAACTAATTCTCGAAATCGTTACAGATGGTTCAATTGCACCAACCGATGCATTAAAAGAAGCAGCTAAAATTCTTATTTATCATTTCATGTTATTCTCTGATGAAAAAATTACTATCGATTCAGAAGAAAAACAAGAAAATGAAGAATTTGATGAAGAGATACTTCATATGCGTCAACTTCTTAAAAATAAGCTTATAGACCTCGATTTATCAGTTCGCGCTCTAAATTGCTTAAAAGCTGCTGATGTTGAAACACTTTCAGACTTAGTAGTTTTCAATCGTAGCGATTTACTCAAATTCCGTAATTTTGGTAAGAAATCTCTAACCGAGTTAGACGAACTTCTTAACAATATGAATTTGAGCTTTGGTATGGATATTTCAAAATACAAATTAGATAAGGAATAG
- the rpmD gene encoding 50S ribosomal protein L30: MAKITVIQTGSRSGCTQRQRKTLDALGLKKMNQKVEHEATPQIMGMIRKVHHLVKSEQL, encoded by the coding sequence ATGGCAAAAATAACAGTTATTCAAACCGGTAGCAGAAGTGGCTGCACTCAAAGACAAAGAAAAACTCTTGATGCTTTGGGATTAAAGAAAATGAACCAGAAAGTTGAACACGAAGCTACTCCTCAAATTATGGGAATGATTAGAAAAGTTCATCATTTGGTTAAATCAGAACAATTGTAA
- the rpsE gene encoding 30S ribosomal protein S5, which produces MSSSIRKVKTTDLELKDRLVSINRVTKVTKGGRHFSFAAIVVVGNENGIVGYGLGKANEVTTAIAKGVEDAKKNLIKVPVFKGTVPHEQVSKFGGAQVFLKPASGGTGVKAGGAMRAVLESVGIKDVLAKSKGSSNPHNLVKATMVALLEMRDAYTISNQRGIPMEKVFNG; this is translated from the coding sequence ATGTCATCAAGCATTAGAAAAGTAAAAACAACCGACCTCGAATTAAAAGATCGTCTGGTTTCAATTAATAGAGTTACTAAAGTAACAAAAGGCGGACGTCATTTTAGTTTTGCAGCAATAGTTGTTGTTGGAAATGAAAATGGAATAGTAGGTTATGGCTTAGGTAAAGCTAATGAAGTAACAACTGCTATTGCAAAAGGCGTTGAAGATGCAAAGAAAAACCTTATAAAAGTGCCAGTATTTAAAGGAACAGTTCCTCACGAACAAGTTTCTAAATTTGGTGGTGCTCAGGTATTTTTAAAACCTGCATCTGGTGGTACCGGAGTTAAAGCTGGTGGTGCTATGCGTGCTGTTTTAGAAAGCGTAGGTATTAAAGATGTACTTGCAAAATCTAAAGGAAGTTCAAATCCTCATAATCTAGTAAAAGCAACTATGGTAGCTTTACTCGAAATGCGTGATGCATATACTATCTCTAATCAAAGAGGTATTCCTATGGAAAAAGTATTTAACGGCTAG
- the rpsN gene encoding 30S ribosomal protein S14 — protein MAKESMKARERKRKAMYDKFEPKRAKLKAEGDYVGLQKLPKNSSKTRLHNRCSLTGRPKGYIRIFGISRITFREMASNGLIPGVKKASW, from the coding sequence ATGGCTAAGGAATCAATGAAAGCCCGCGAAAGAAAGCGGAAAGCAATGTACGATAAATTTGAACCAAAAAGAGCCAAATTAAAAGCTGAAGGAGATTATGTAGGTTTGCAAAAACTTCCAAAAAATTCTTCAAAAACAAGATTACATAATCGTTGTAGTCTAACCGGACGTCCAAAAGGATATATCCGTATTTTTGGAATTAGCCGTATTACTTTCCGTGAAATGGCATCTAATGGTTTAATTCCTGGCGTTAAAAAAGCAAGTTGGTAA
- the infA gene encoding translation initiation factor IF-1, with translation MAKQPSIEQDGTIIEALSNAMFRVQLQNGHIITAHISGKMRMHYIKILPGDKVRVEMSPYDLSKGRISFRYK, from the coding sequence ATGGCTAAACAGCCCTCTATTGAGCAAGATGGTACTATTATAGAAGCTTTGTCAAATGCAATGTTTCGCGTTCAGTTGCAAAACGGACATATTATTACCGCTCATATTTCAGGAAAAATGAGAATGCACTACATTAAAATTCTTCCTGGAGATAAAGTTAGAGTAGAAATGTCGCCATATGATTTATCAAAAGGTAGAATAAGTTTCCGTTATAAATAA
- the rpsH gene encoding 30S ribosomal protein S8 translates to MTDPIADYLTRVRNAVMAQHRIVEIPASNIKKEITKVLFEKGYILNYKFEDDAYQGIIKIALKYDPETRKPAIKNIQRVSRPGHRKYVGVKDLPRVLNGLGIAVMSTPQGIITDKEAKARKLGGEVLCYIY, encoded by the coding sequence ATGACTGATCCAATAGCAGATTATCTTACCCGAGTTAGAAATGCCGTAATGGCACAACATAGGATAGTTGAAATTCCAGCTTCCAATATTAAAAAAGAAATAACAAAAGTGTTATTTGAGAAAGGCTATATCCTTAATTATAAATTTGAAGATGATGCTTATCAAGGTATAATTAAGATAGCTCTTAAATATGATCCAGAAACCCGTAAACCGGCTATTAAAAACATTCAACGAGTTAGTCGTCCAGGACATCGTAAATACGTAGGAGTAAAAGATCTTCCACGTGTATTGAATGGATTAGGTATTGCTGTTATGTCGACCCCACAGGGTATTATTACCGACAAAGAAGCAAAAGCTAGAAAACTGGGCGGAGAAGTTTTATGTTACATCTACTAA
- the rpsM gene encoding 30S ribosomal protein S13: MARIAGVDIPDKKRGEISLTYIYGIGRSTAHKILTKAGIDCNLHVEKWNDDQVSKIRSIISENLKIEGELRSETQLNIKRLMDIGCYRGIRHRGGLPVRGQRTRTNARTRRGKKKTVANKKKATK; encoded by the coding sequence ATGGCACGTATCGCAGGAGTAGATATACCTGACAAGAAAAGAGGCGAAATTTCATTAACATATATTTATGGAATTGGCCGTAGTACAGCTCATAAGATTTTAACAAAAGCGGGCATTGATTGCAATCTTCATGTTGAAAAATGGAATGATGATCAGGTTTCTAAAATCAGAAGTATAATTTCTGAAAATTTGAAAATTGAAGGTGAACTTCGTTCTGAAACTCAGTTAAACATAAAGAGACTTATGGATATCGGTTGTTACAGAGGTATTCGCCATAGAGGTGGTTTACCTGTTAGAGGACAACGTACCCGTACAAACGCCAGAACTCGTCGCGGAAAGAAAAAGACAGTTGCAAATAAGAAGAAAGCCACTAAATAA
- the rpsD gene encoding 30S ribosomal protein S4, with protein sequence MARYTGPKTRIARKFGEPIYGPDKVFERKSYLPGMHGLNRRRKTSEYGTQLKEKQKAKYTYGVLERQFRKYFEHAQRKKGITGEILIQLLESRLDNVVFRLGIAPTRDAARQLVSHRHITVNNKIASIPSFQVNPGDVVSVREKSKNLEVISNSLSNGRGKRYPWLEWEQESLTGKFVTIPERSDIPENIKEQLIVELYSK encoded by the coding sequence ATGGCAAGATACACAGGACCAAAGACCCGTATTGCAAGAAAATTTGGTGAACCTATTTACGGACCAGATAAAGTTTTTGAAAGAAAAAGCTATTTACCTGGAATGCATGGTCTAAACAGACGTCGTAAAACTTCTGAGTATGGTACTCAGTTAAAAGAAAAACAAAAAGCGAAATATACTTATGGAGTTCTTGAAAGACAATTTCGTAAATATTTTGAACACGCTCAAAGGAAAAAAGGTATTACTGGTGAAATTCTTATTCAATTATTAGAATCAAGACTTGACAATGTAGTATTCAGATTAGGTATTGCTCCTACACGCGATGCTGCAAGACAACTTGTTTCTCACAGACATATAACTGTGAACAATAAAATTGCAAGTATTCCTTCATTTCAGGTAAATCCTGGAGATGTTGTTTCAGTAAGAGAAAAATCAAAAAACCTTGAAGTTATTTCTAATTCACTTTCAAACGGTAGAGGAAAAAGATATCCTTGGTTAGAATGGGAACAGGAATCTTTAACAGGAAAATTTGTTACAATTCCAGAGCGTTCTGATATTCCAGAAAATATCAAAGAACAACTTATAGTAGAATTATATTCTAAATAA
- the rplQ gene encoding 50S ribosomal protein L17: MRHGKKFNHLSRTSSHRKALFANMASSLIMHKGIVTTVAKAKALKVFIEPLISRSKEDSTHNRRVVFSYISDKSAVSELFRDVAVKVAQRPGGYTRILRIANRKGDNAELCRLELVDYNENMLSAKTESKQKAKTTRRGAAKKKVEGEVAAKAPKAKAPKAKSEPKAEDKSADAAE, encoded by the coding sequence ATGAGACACGGAAAGAAATTTAATCACCTTAGCAGAACGAGCTCTCATCGTAAAGCGTTATTTGCTAATATGGCAAGTTCGCTTATTATGCACAAAGGTATTGTTACTACAGTAGCAAAAGCAAAAGCTTTAAAAGTTTTTATTGAACCTTTAATCAGTCGTTCAAAAGAAGATTCAACCCACAATCGTCGTGTTGTTTTTAGTTATATTAGTGATAAAAGTGCAGTTTCTGAACTTTTCCGCGATGTAGCTGTTAAAGTTGCGCAAAGACCAGGTGGTTATACAAGAATTCTGAGAATTGCAAATCGTAAAGGTGATAATGCTGAATTATGCAGATTAGAATTAGTGGATTATAACGAAAATATGTTATCTGCTAAAACCGAATCTAAACAAAAAGCAAAAACTACTCGTCGTGGTGCTGCTAAGAAAAAAGTTGAAGGTGAAGTTGCTGCAAAAGCTCCAAAAGCAAAAGCTCCAAAAGCAAAATCAGAACCAAAAGCTGAAGATAAATCAGCAGATGCTGCTGAATAA
- the rpsK gene encoding 30S ribosomal protein S11 translates to MAKKTTKVARKRNVKIEAVGQAHVHSSFNNIIITMTNGEGQVISWSSAGRKGFRGSKKNTPYAAQVAAADCAQTAFDLGLRKVKAYVKGPGAGRESAIRAVASVGIEVTEIIDVTPLPHNGCRPPKRRRV, encoded by the coding sequence ATGGCAAAAAAGACAACAAAAGTTGCACGTAAAAGAAACGTTAAAATAGAGGCAGTTGGACAAGCTCATGTTCATTCCTCATTTAACAATATTATTATTACAATGACTAATGGTGAAGGTCAGGTAATTTCTTGGTCATCTGCTGGAAGAAAAGGATTCAGAGGATCAAAAAAGAATACTCCTTATGCCGCACAAGTTGCAGCTGCAGATTGTGCACAAACAGCATTCGACCTTGGACTAAGAAAAGTAAAAGCTTATGTTAAAGGACCCGGAGCAGGTCGTGAATCAGCAATTCGCGCGGTAGCATCAGTTGGAATTGAAGTAACAGAAATTATTGATGTTACTCCTTTACCACATAACGGTTGCAGACCACCAAAAAGAAGAAGAGTATAA
- the rplO gene encoding 50S ribosomal protein L15: MDLSNLKPAEGSVKNEKKRLGRGQGSGKGGTSTRGHKGAKSRSGYSRKRGFEGGQMPIQRTSPKFGFKNINRVEYKGVNLKDIQRLVEDHNLVSIDPETLYEFGMIPKNCLVKILGVGTITKKVEVKAHAFSATAQKAIEAVEGTVTKL; this comes from the coding sequence ATGGATTTAAGTAATCTAAAACCTGCAGAAGGATCTGTAAAGAACGAAAAAAAGAGATTGGGACGTGGACAAGGATCCGGAAAAGGCGGCACATCCACACGTGGTCACAAAGGAGCAAAATCTCGTTCTGGTTATAGCCGTAAACGTGGTTTTGAAGGAGGTCAGATGCCTATTCAAAGAACATCACCTAAATTCGGATTCAAAAATATAAACAGAGTTGAATATAAAGGAGTAAACTTAAAAGATATTCAGCGTCTTGTTGAAGATCATAATCTGGTTTCAATTGATCCAGAAACTCTTTATGAATTTGGTATGATTCCTAAAAACTGTCTGGTAAAAATACTGGGAGTTGGAACTATTACTAAAAAAGTAGAAGTAAAAGCTCATGCATTTAGTGCAACTGCTCAAAAAGCTATAGAAGCTGTAGAAGGTACTGTTACTAAACTATAA
- the map gene encoding type I methionyl aminopeptidase, producing MVFYKTDEEIELIKLSCQLLSKTLGYIKPFIVPGTKTIAIDKKAEEFILDNGAKPSFKGYRGFPYTLCISVNDQIVHGFPSEYEIKDGDIVSVDCGVYMNGFHGDSAYTFEAGEVSSENKALLKVTKESLYKGIAMASEGNRIGDISNAIQTHAENHGYSLVRELIGHGIGKQLHEEPEVPNFGKKGRGMMIRQGLVIAIEPMVNMGKKEIKQWRDGWTISTRDGKPSAHFEHTIAVVNGKAEILTTFDYIEGKK from the coding sequence ATGGTCTTTTATAAAACTGATGAAGAGATTGAGCTTATTAAGCTAAGTTGTCAGCTGCTTTCAAAAACTCTTGGATACATTAAACCTTTTATTGTACCAGGAACAAAAACGATAGCAATTGATAAAAAAGCTGAAGAGTTTATTCTCGACAATGGAGCAAAACCTTCTTTTAAAGGTTACAGAGGTTTTCCATATACACTTTGCATATCGGTAAACGATCAGATTGTACACGGATTTCCTTCTGAATACGAAATTAAAGATGGGGATATTGTTTCTGTTGATTGTGGTGTTTATATGAATGGTTTTCATGGCGATTCTGCTTATACATTTGAAGCAGGTGAAGTGAGTTCCGAAAATAAAGCACTACTTAAAGTTACAAAGGAATCTCTTTATAAAGGGATTGCAATGGCTTCAGAAGGAAACAGAATAGGCGACATTAGTAATGCTATACAGACTCATGCCGAAAATCATGGTTACTCTTTAGTTAGAGAATTAATCGGACATGGAATAGGAAAGCAACTTCATGAAGAACCAGAAGTTCCGAATTTCGGAAAAAAAGGCAGAGGCATGATGATTCGTCAGGGATTAGTTATTGCAATTGAACCTATGGTAAACATGGGAAAAAAAGAAATCAAGCAATGGCGAGATGGTTGGACAATCTCTACAAGAGACGGAAAACCTTCAGCACACTTTGAACATACTATTGCAGTAGTTAATGGAAAGGCCGAAATATTAACCACTTTCGATTATATCGAAGGTAAAAAGTAA
- the rplE gene encoding 50S ribosomal protein L5 produces the protein MEYNTSLKKKYTAEVIPALKKEFSYKNVMQVPKLQKIVINQGLGDAIADKKLVDASVTEITNISGQKPITTMSKKDISNFKLRKGMPIGIKVTLRREKMYEFLERLIYISLPRIRDFRGVEFKFDGRGNYTLGITEQIIFPEIDIDKISKMKGMEITFVTSAKTDEEAYALLREFGMPFKNNKKN, from the coding sequence ATGGAATATAATACATCCCTTAAGAAAAAATATACTGCAGAAGTAATACCAGCTCTTAAAAAAGAGTTTAGTTACAAAAATGTAATGCAGGTACCAAAATTGCAGAAAATAGTAATTAATCAAGGTTTGGGTGATGCTATTGCTGACAAAAAATTAGTTGATGCTTCTGTTACTGAAATAACAAATATTTCTGGACAAAAGCCTATTACTACAATGTCTAAGAAAGATATTTCTAACTTTAAGTTAAGAAAAGGAATGCCTATAGGTATAAAGGTAACTTTACGCCGCGAAAAAATGTATGAATTCCTTGAAAGACTTATTTATATTTCTTTACCTCGTATTCGTGACTTCAGAGGAGTAGAATTTAAATTCGATGGTAGAGGTAATTATACATTAGGAATTACTGAACAAATTATTTTCCCTGAAATTGATATCGATAAAATATCAAAAATGAAAGGAATGGAAATAACATTCGTTACATCTGCAAAAACAGATGAAGAAGCATATGCATTATTAAGAGAATTTGGAATGCCTTTTAAAAACAATAAAAAGAATTAA
- the rplF gene encoding 50S ribosomal protein L6, giving the protein MSRVGKLPINIPSGVKINFNDGIVVVKGPLGELKQVIDSEFKLNITDTTLVVERPSEQKQHKALHGLYRALINNMVVGVSTGFTLKQEVVGVGYKAESAGQLLNMTLGYSHEIVFELPKEVSVVAVTERRANPIITLTSIDKQLLGQVAAKIRSLRKPEPYKGKGIKFIGEKLRKKAGKSASAK; this is encoded by the coding sequence ATGTCACGAGTTGGAAAATTACCCATAAACATACCTTCAGGAGTTAAAATTAATTTTAACGACGGAATCGTAGTTGTAAAAGGTCCCCTTGGAGAACTAAAACAAGTTATTGATAGTGAATTTAAATTAAACATTACCGATACTACTTTAGTTGTTGAAAGACCATCAGAACAAAAACAACACAAAGCTCTTCATGGATTATACAGAGCTCTTATTAATAACATGGTTGTTGGAGTATCTACAGGATTTACATTAAAACAAGAAGTTGTTGGAGTAGGTTACAAAGCTGAATCTGCAGGACAATTGCTTAATATGACTCTTGGTTATTCCCACGAAATTGTTTTTGAATTGCCTAAAGAAGTATCAGTTGTTGCTGTTACAGAACGTAGAGCAAATCCAATAATTACATTAACAAGTATTGACAAGCAATTGCTTGGCCAGGTTGCTGCAAAAATTCGTTCATTACGTAAACCAGAACCATACAAAGGTAAAGGTATTAAGTTTATTGGCGAAAAATTACGCAAGAAAGCTGGTAAATCAGCAAGTGCTAAATAA
- the eno gene encoding phosphopyruvate hydratase, whose amino-acid sequence MGYISRIFARQILDSRGNPTVEVDLITDRGIIGRASVPSGASTGKYEAKELRDNDKGRYLGRGVSKAVYNVNKVLNDELKGIFITDQVSIDQAMIAIDGTENKSTIGANAILAVSIAAAKAAAQTTGQSLYRYLGGVNATTLPVPMMNILNGGAHSDNNIDIQEYMIMPTNADSFSDALRMGTEVFHHLKNILKEKGLSTNVGDEGGFAPNLKSNEEAIEYIIKAIEKAGYKAGKDIFIAIDAAASELYNSKEKVYSLSKGKQKLTSAEMINYWIKWVKKYPIVSIEDGLDQDDWAGWIELNKKMGDSVQLVGDDLFVTNTSRLAKGIMEGAANSILIKLNQIGTLTETINTVQLATKWGFTSIISHRSGETEDTTIAELAVALNTGLIKTGSLCRSERIAKYNQLLRIEEALGSSARYTGREFKYLR is encoded by the coding sequence ATGGGTTATATTTCAAGAATTTTTGCACGACAAATACTCGATTCAAGAGGCAATCCAACTGTAGAGGTTGATTTAATAACAGACAGAGGAATAATAGGTAGAGCAAGTGTGCCATCAGGCGCATCGACTGGAAAATATGAAGCAAAAGAACTTCGCGATAATGATAAAGGAAGATATCTTGGAAGAGGAGTCTCTAAAGCAGTGTATAATGTTAATAAAGTACTGAATGATGAACTTAAAGGTATTTTTATTACAGATCAGGTAAGTATTGATCAGGCGATGATAGCCATTGACGGAACTGAAAATAAATCAACAATTGGTGCAAATGCCATACTTGCAGTTTCAATTGCTGCAGCAAAAGCAGCTGCACAAACCACCGGACAATCACTTTACAGATATCTTGGAGGTGTAAATGCAACTACATTACCTGTTCCAATGATGAATATTTTAAATGGAGGTGCACATTCTGATAATAATATAGATATTCAGGAATACATGATAATGCCAACTAATGCAGATAGCTTTAGCGATGCACTTAGAATGGGAACTGAAGTTTTTCATCATCTTAAAAATATTTTAAAAGAAAAAGGACTTTCAACTAATGTTGGAGATGAAGGTGGATTTGCACCTAATTTAAAATCCAATGAAGAAGCAATAGAATATATTATTAAAGCAATTGAAAAAGCAGGGTATAAAGCAGGTAAAGATATTTTTATTGCAATTGATGCTGCTGCAAGTGAGTTATATAATTCAAAAGAAAAAGTTTATTCATTGTCAAAAGGGAAACAAAAACTGACTTCTGCTGAAATGATAAACTATTGGATAAAGTGGGTTAAAAAATATCCTATAGTATCAATTGAAGATGGACTTGATCAGGATGATTGGGCAGGTTGGATTGAACTAAATAAGAAAATGGGGGATAGTGTTCAGTTGGTAGGTGACGACTTATTTGTAACCAATACTTCTAGATTAGCAAAGGGAATAATGGAAGGTGCAGCAAATAGTATTTTAATAAAGTTAAATCAGATAGGAACATTAACAGAAACAATAAATACTGTTCAACTGGCTACTAAATGGGGTTTTACTTCCATTATCAGTCACAGATCTGGTGAAACAGAAGATACAACAATAGCTGAACTTGCTGTTGCATTAAATACAGGACTAATCAAAACAGGTTCTTTGTGCCGTTCTGAACGAATTGCAAAATATAATCAGCTTTTAAGAATTGAAGAAGCGCTTGGTAGTTCTGCCCGTTATACAGGAAGAGAGTTTAAGTATCTTCGTTAA
- the rpmJ gene encoding 50S ribosomal protein L36, whose amino-acid sequence MKVRTSIKKRSPECKIVRRKGRLYVINKKNPKFKQRQG is encoded by the coding sequence ATGAAAGTTCGTACATCCATTAAAAAGCGCAGCCCGGAATGTAAAATTGTCCGGAGAAAAGGTCGCCTTTATGTTATTAACAAAAAAAATCCTAAATTCAAACAACGTCAAGGATAA